Sequence from the Maniola jurtina chromosome 23, ilManJurt1.1, whole genome shotgun sequence genome:
gtTTAAAACAGCTGATAATAATGTCTAGAAAGCTTTTTTTGGATAACTACCTAACCCGCCCCAGTCTCTCTCGGTTGGCAGTTCTGAAAAtcattcttagggttccgtacctgaaaaagaaaaaatcagccaagtgcgagtcggactcgcgcaccgagggtgaggagataactataccaagtggggtattattatatgaaaggggttTGCCTATAGCCGGGTCCACACCGGACGATCCATCGCGCTCCGATCGCGCGCGGCAGCAGCGCGATCCAAAGATGCAGGCGGTGTGGACGTGCCGCGCGCGATCCATGCGCACGTATTGGAGCGCGCGCTCCCTACCTCGCGCGATCCGTGTGCGGTCGGTTTTTGTGCCAGCCTCAAAGGTGCCTCAGTTGCGTGATGCGCGCGGTGTGGACGGTTGTGTTGGTTCGCGCGATCCACCTCGCCATGGACATCTCAGAAAGTCGCCGTTTGATATCGCTTTATAAAGaatttaaatgtttatgggATCCCAAAGATTCTAATTACACCAATAGAGGTGTTAGAGATGATGCTTGGTGTCAGATTTCTCGTGAAATGGGGAATAAGTCGATCGAGAACCTAAAGAAAAAAATGCGATCTCTGGCGGGAGGCTACAGAAGGGAGAAACACAGAGAGAAGCAAAGCCGTATAACTGGATCCGGTAAGAAaacaaagctactttttatctgtaggtattaaaattatatattttattataagtaattacatcataatatttactgTGGATTTCACGTGATTTCGCTTTTTACATTTAAGCTGTTAGAAATACACGTGGTTATTTTAATGAGTAACTTGTTTATTTCAGGTGCTCAAGATACATATAAATCAAAGTGGTTTGCGTATGATGACTTCGACTTTATGGCGGATAAAAATGAACCCGGAACCACACGCGATACATTGGAACATATTGTGAGCTATTAGTTTACTGATATTCATTTTGCCAAACTATTGTATGGTTTGTAACAAAGTGTCTTGCTAAGTGGGACCGTATTGTAGTGGCATTTTCTGTTGCTCTTCTTGGTACGACGGCCATCGGTTGTAGCGATTGTGATGGCGGTTCATTTCGCCAGCTTCCAGGTATTACATCTCCATTCTCCTGTACTGTATCAAACGTTCCTGGCGATATAAAGTTAGGATTACTGCGTAAGTAGTTATATAAATGAACCGTTGCCAGCACGACTTTAGTCGCAGTTTCTGGTTCCAAAAGCATAGGTTTACGCAGGACTCTGTAGACAGAACTAAGTACTCCAAACGCGTTTTCAACTACTCTACGTGCTCTTGACAGTCGGtagttgaaaattctttcacaagAACCCCTTTCCCGTGTACCATCGTATGGTTTCATAGTATAATCATTAAGCTGAAAAGCTTTATCACCTAGTATATAATAGGGTACCTCAATTTTATAGGGAACTTGCAATATCTCCGGTGGAGGAATATTTAGCtcttttttttcaagttttttatataaatttgtGCTTTTGAACACGCCTCCATCTGATATTCTGCCTTTAGTCCCAACATTCACATACAGGAACCTATAATTTGCATCTACTAATGCAAAAAGAACAATACTAGgaaataatttgtaattatcAAAGTCGTTGCCACTATTAAAAGGCGATTGTATAGCGACGTGTTTGCCGTCCATCGCTCCTATCACGTGTGGGAAATTCCACTTATTCTCGAATTGCTGAGAAACTGTACGCCATTCTTCTTTAGTTGACGGCAcctgaaaataaaggagatcttaattataatataaagctGAAAATAAGAATAAGcagtaaatagtaataataattgttgttacAGGTAGAATCTGATACGACTGATGGGGAACTTGAAGTTAATACTACAGTGAGCGAAAACGAGAACAGTAACATTACTAGTGACACACAACCGGAGAGAGCCAACCACCACACAGATCAGAGTAGAGAGCAGAATGATCAGAATGCACAATCCAGTGtccaaacaacaaacaaaagaacaaaaaaaagaaagaaaactactTCTAATAATGCAGATGACATATCAGATGAAACTCTTTCAGAGGCTTTCCAACTTCTGCAACAATGTGCTCAGCCACCACAACCGGAAACTGATTCTTACATTGCTTTCGGGCAGTATATATCTACTGAATTGCGGAAATATGATGCAGTAACATTAGTTAATGTCAAAAATGCTATATGCCAAGTTATTTTTCAAGCTGACACAGGAAGATATGGGGATAGCAATTATGGATATTACACTAATTCATACCCTGGCACACCAATAGCATCCACTTCATCACAGTCCCAGTCTCTACAACCTCAAAATTATCCAGCTCCAATTCCACAGACATCACCGTCTGCTCATCTAGCCTCCAATTCATCGCAGTCCCAGTTTCTGAAACCTCAGGATTATTCACTTCCACAGTCACCACcgaattaaataagtacctacctatatcatgttttcaaaaaataattaataattgtaaacaTGTTACTTCTTTAAATTATGATTGTAATACACTACTTTTTTATTGAGTAATAAAGTATGGTTTTACTTACCTTTACATAATCATTTAACAGGTCAATGATGGCTTCACAAACTTCAGGAATAATTATCGATATAGACTGTTTGGAAATGCGGAACAGATACTGCAAACTGACGTACGAATCTCCAGTTGCTAAAAATCTCAATGTTAGTAATAATCTTTCCTTCACAGTAATGGCATCTCTATAATTTGTATCATTCTTTCTTAGCTTGTTATTTAATAATGAACACAATATCTCAAATTGATTAGCATTCATTCTTGCAAAATTGTGTTCAACTTTATCTGACACTAACTCTGCGTACAGCTGAGTCCCAGATTCCAAgcgatttttgtaaatttgttTCACCCAAAACCGTCgttttcttttttgtgattttttgcgCAAGCATTTAAGCAAAATAAAAGTTACTGCTGCAACGGCAAGACGCCGCCGTTGTACGTGTGACTCCATATCGTACAAGAGTTAGACTGGCTGAATCACGGATCGCCTTAGGATCGCTTGGAGCGCATATTTGGGATCGCAAGTTTCCAAGAGTGGATCGGCATAACACGATCCACGATCCACGATCCGCGATCCTGGATCGCGGATCGCGGGATCGATGGATCGTCCGGTGTGGACCCACCttattacattctaaaacagatttttattaatttttatgcataatagtttttcatttatcctTTATTGAACTGAAAAAGCTTCGTTTTTCCAACTGTGATATTGGTGATGACCTATTGtataagaacataatattatattttgtagtgtGATTCTTTATGTAATTACCTATTGATAGTcctacctatatattattatcgatGATTTTAGTGGGTtcattttaattagtttttttttaaagtacagtATTTGCTTTACAATATACTTATTCGTAACTCGTAGCATTCTCTGAATGGACTGCCCACTAAATCGCCTTTGAATGCATGAAATTTTCATACTCAAAGTGCCTTTATACATAAGCACTTATTGAGGAAACACTTTGCTGTATTCCTGTGTGATTTCTAAAATTGCACGAGTTATCTATACCTAGGATATTTCAGAATAGACTTTCTTTCAGAAGCTACATACTTGGAATTTTATACTGTGAagaaatccggtcaagtgcgagtcggactcgctgacgaagggttccgtaccatcgtacaagaagtaacacatttttttgataatataaccacaaattcatgggaTTTGtccctatacttgtgctattagacatggctacctgctaaatttcatgtttctaggtcaacgggaagtacctaccctatgaGTTCTGATTCCcatgacgggtcttgacagataagacagacggacagacagacaacgatgtgatcctctaaagggttccttttttatctggagatacggaacccttaaaatgcgtccaatattttttttaccctAAAATATTTTACCCCAAAATTTTTACCCCACAAGTCCCGATTACTTACGTACCGTAAATTAAAAGGACGAGGCGATTTTTGTTCTCTGTAACAACGCTCACGATAAAGGTGAACGACCACTAGCGTGGGGTGAAACACCGGTTTGGCAGTAAATATTGGCACCAGGTGCGCCCGTGCCTCTTGTCAGTACAATTCACTCTTGTCGAGCGCTTAGCCAAAATGTAGCATCACAATTTCATCCATTTTACTTATAGTGTGATCCTTTCTGTATTTTACTTGTCGTAATATTATAACGTAGATACGAACTGATGCcggcgactccgtccgcgtggatttagattttccgaggggaaatctttgattttccgggataaaattagcgtatgtcactcttcaggtcttcaaCTACTTATATCTATATAAAATTCATCAAAAATCAAAAGACATCATCACAAAAagaatcaactcccatcagcGGTGTTcacactagattacaacattgggttattcaaggggcggaccaataaattcctgaaaggccggcaacgcatcggcggcaCCTCTGGtgatgcaaatgttcatgggcagcggtaatcacttaacaacaGGTGACCCagctgctcgtttgctcgcaatttttaacccccgacccaaaaagaggggtgttataagtttgacgtgtgtatctgtgtatctgtgtatctgtgtatctgtctgtggcatcgtagcgcctaaacgaatgaaccgattttaatttcgttttttttgtttgaaaggtggcttgatcgagagtgttcttagctataatctaaaaaaattggttcagccgtttaagagttattagctcttttctagttttcttgtagaaaagaaggttagataaccgttaggttcttaatattatgtcaattgacaaatgtcaagctgtcaagatggacgttgcctaaatacataattatttatttgaaaatgatgttttggaaaactcaaat
This genomic interval carries:
- the LOC123877359 gene encoding uncharacterized protein LOC123877359, which produces MRAVWTVVLVRAIHLAMDISESRRLISLYKEFKCLWDPKDSNYTNRGVRDDAWCQISREMGNKSIENLKKKMRSLAGGYRREKHREKQSRITGSGAQDTYKSKWFAYDDFDFMADKNEPGTTRDTLEHIVESDTTDGELEVNTTVSENENSNITSDTQPERANHHTDQSREQNDQNAQSSVQTTNKRTKKRKKTTSNNADDISDETLSEAFQLLQQCAQPPQPETDSYIAFGQYISTELRKYDAVTLVNVKNAICQVIFQADTGRYGDSNYGYYTNSYPGTPIASTSSQSQSLQPQNYPAPIPQTSPSAHLASNSSQSQFLKPQDYSLPQSPPN
- the LOC123877358 gene encoding protein ALP1-like, with amino-acid sequence MESHVQRRRLAVAAVTFILLKCLRKKSQKRKRRFWVKQIYKNRLESGTQLYAELVSDKVEHNFARMNANQFEILCSLLNNKLRKNDTNYRDAITVKERLLLTLRFLATGDSYVSLQYLFRISKQSISIIIPEVCEAIIDLLNDYVKVPSTKEEWRTVSQQFENKWNFPHVIGAMDGKHVAIQSPFNSGNDFDNYKLFPSIVLFALVDANYRFLYVNVGTKGRISDGGVFKSTNLYKKLEKKELNIPPPEILQVPYKIEVPYYILGDKAFQLNDYTMKPYDGTRERGSCERIFNYRLSRARRVVENAFGVLSSVYRVLRKPMLLEPETATKVVLATVHLYNYLRSNPNFISPGTFDTVQENGDVIPGSWRNEPPSQSLQPMAVVPRRATENATTIRSHLARHFVTNHTIVWQNEYQ